In Gigantopelta aegis isolate Gae_Host chromosome 6, Gae_host_genome, whole genome shotgun sequence, the following are encoded in one genomic region:
- the LOC121375052 gene encoding elongation of very long chain fatty acids protein 5-like isoform X2 yields MATYIKTLIQQYEEAVPHADPRTKNWFLLNNNPFPVWILTALYITVVFVGPRIMKNRQPFNLQMFMIVYNLALVGLSIYMFIELFLGIWGADYNLWCASYSTDKSPKDPRENRVARVLWWYFFSKAVELMDTVLMILRKKFEQVTFLHWFHHASMLNIWWWTMMFIPGGMSWFGAWLNCLVHVVMYSYYGLSVIPSLKQKLWFKKYITTFQLVQFVITFVHTFNSLRVGCDFPHWGQNLLAGYMLIMLTLFSNFYLQTYIKKKKRLHHKSHSNGGIADYEKKAVINGDKNGFIHNKAD; encoded by the exons ATCCAAGAACAAAAAACTGGTTTTTACTGAATAATAACCCGTTTCCGGTATGGATTTTGACCGCTCTGTACATCACAGTGGTGTTTGTGGGACCACGCATTATGAAAAACCGTCAGCCGTTCAACCTGCAGATGTTTATGATTGTCTACAACCTGGCGCTGGTCGGTCTGTCCATTTACATGTTTATAGAG CTATTCCTTGGAATATGGGGAGCAGACTATAACCTTTGGTGTGCCTCGTACAGTACAGACAAATCTCCAAAGGACCCGAGGGAAAATAGA GTAGCCAGAGTTCTGTGGTGGTATTTCTTCTCGAAAGCCGTTGAGCTGATGGACACTGTTCTGATGATCTTACGCAAGAAGTTCGAGCAAGTGACCTTTCTGCACTGGTTTCATCACGCGTCCATGCTCAATATATGGTGGTGGACGATGATGTTTATACCAGGGGGAATGT CATGGTTTGGAGCGTGGCTGAACTGTTTAGTGCACGTAGTCATGTATTCATATTATGGGCTCTCTGTCATTCCGTCCCTTAAGCAGAAactttggtttaaaaaatacatCACAACATTTCAGCTG GTTCAGTTTGTGATAACGTTTGTCCACACGTTCAACTCTCTGCGAGTAGGCTGCGACTTCCCGCACTGGGGCCAGAACCTACTGGCTGGATACATGCTCATCATGCTGACACTGTTCAGCAACTTCTACCTCCAGACGTACATCAAGAAGAAGAAACGTCTCCATCACAAGTCACATTCCAATGGAGGCATTGCCGACTACGAAAAGAAAGCTGTCATCAACGGCGACAAGAATGGCTTCATACACAACAAGGCTGATTGA
- the LOC121375052 gene encoding elongation of very long chain fatty acids protein 5-like isoform X1, whose product MQDKMATYIKTLIQQYEEAVPHADPRTKNWFLLNNNPFPVWILTALYITVVFVGPRIMKNRQPFNLQMFMIVYNLALVGLSIYMFIELFLGIWGADYNLWCASYSTDKSPKDPRENRVARVLWWYFFSKAVELMDTVLMILRKKFEQVTFLHWFHHASMLNIWWWTMMFIPGGMSWFGAWLNCLVHVVMYSYYGLSVIPSLKQKLWFKKYITTFQLVQFVITFVHTFNSLRVGCDFPHWGQNLLAGYMLIMLTLFSNFYLQTYIKKKKRLHHKSHSNGGIADYEKKAVINGDKNGFIHNKAD is encoded by the exons ATCCAAGAACAAAAAACTGGTTTTTACTGAATAATAACCCGTTTCCGGTATGGATTTTGACCGCTCTGTACATCACAGTGGTGTTTGTGGGACCACGCATTATGAAAAACCGTCAGCCGTTCAACCTGCAGATGTTTATGATTGTCTACAACCTGGCGCTGGTCGGTCTGTCCATTTACATGTTTATAGAG CTATTCCTTGGAATATGGGGAGCAGACTATAACCTTTGGTGTGCCTCGTACAGTACAGACAAATCTCCAAAGGACCCGAGGGAAAATAGA GTAGCCAGAGTTCTGTGGTGGTATTTCTTCTCGAAAGCCGTTGAGCTGATGGACACTGTTCTGATGATCTTACGCAAGAAGTTCGAGCAAGTGACCTTTCTGCACTGGTTTCATCACGCGTCCATGCTCAATATATGGTGGTGGACGATGATGTTTATACCAGGGGGAATGT CATGGTTTGGAGCGTGGCTGAACTGTTTAGTGCACGTAGTCATGTATTCATATTATGGGCTCTCTGTCATTCCGTCCCTTAAGCAGAAactttggtttaaaaaatacatCACAACATTTCAGCTG GTTCAGTTTGTGATAACGTTTGTCCACACGTTCAACTCTCTGCGAGTAGGCTGCGACTTCCCGCACTGGGGCCAGAACCTACTGGCTGGATACATGCTCATCATGCTGACACTGTTCAGCAACTTCTACCTCCAGACGTACATCAAGAAGAAGAAACGTCTCCATCACAAGTCACATTCCAATGGAGGCATTGCCGACTACGAAAAGAAAGCTGTCATCAACGGCGACAAGAATGGCTTCATACACAACAAGGCTGATTGA